A portion of the Clostridium gelidum genome contains these proteins:
- a CDS encoding P-II family nitrogen regulator: MKEVMCIIRLNKVNKTKESLAEAGFPSITCRKVLGRGKKSIDMALIESYVESGEIQSSSYGENLSERGRLIPKRFITLVVNDDEVKTVVDTIMSVNSTGTPGDGKIFILPIEEVYRVRDGQTGESAI; the protein is encoded by the coding sequence ATGAAAGAAGTTATGTGTATTATTCGTTTGAATAAAGTAAATAAAACTAAAGAATCCCTTGCAGAAGCTGGATTTCCATCAATTACTTGCAGAAAAGTACTTGGAAGAGGTAAAAAATCTATAGATATGGCTTTAATTGAATCATATGTTGAATCTGGTGAAATACAATCATCATCATATGGAGAAAATTTATCTGAAAGAGGTAGACTAATTCCTAAAAGGTTTATTACATTAGTAGTAAATGATGATGAAGTAAAAACTGTTGTAGATACAATAATGAGTGTAAATTCAACTGGAACTCCAGGAGATGGGAAAATATTTATACTACCAATCGAAGAAGTATATAGAGTTAGAGATGGACAAACAGGAGAAAGTGCAATTTAA
- a CDS encoding P-II family nitrogen regulator, with protein sequence MYMIRAIIRPERVSTVLSELLDAGFPEVTKMEVFGRGKQKGIKVGEIHYDELPKEMLLIAVKDEDKDDVIKVIMRSSRTGEKGAFGDGKIFVAPVEEAYTVSSGKSGL encoded by the coding sequence ATGTATATGATTCGTGCGATAATAAGACCAGAAAGGGTTAGTACAGTACTTTCAGAATTACTAGATGCTGGTTTTCCAGAAGTTACAAAAATGGAGGTTTTTGGACGAGGTAAGCAAAAGGGAATTAAAGTTGGAGAAATTCATTATGATGAACTTCCAAAAGAAATGCTTTTAATCGCAGTAAAAGATGAAGATAAAGATGATGTAATAAAAGTTATAATGAGAAGTTCTAGAACTGGAGAAAAGGGTGCTTTTGGAGATGGTAAAATATTTGTTGCACCAGTTGAAGAAGCATACACTGTAAGTAGTGGAAAATCCGGATTATAA
- the nifH gene encoding nitrogenase iron protein translates to MRQVAIYGKGGIGKSTTTQNLTSALAEMGKKIMIVGCDPKADSTRLVLGGLAQKTVLDTLREEGDDIELDAILKPGYGGIMCVESGGPEPGVGCAGRGIITAIGMLEQLGAYTPELDYVFYDVLGDVVCGGFAMPMREGKAQEIYIVASGEMMALYAANNISKGIMKYATTGGVRLGGIICNSRKVDKELDLLKAFAEELGSQLIHFVPRDNMVQRAEIHKQTVIEFDPKADQADEYRALAKAIDDNKMFVIPKPMSQERLEEILMEYGLMDI, encoded by the coding sequence ATGAGACAAGTTGCGATTTATGGAAAAGGTGGTATAGGAAAATCTACTACCACTCAAAATTTAACATCAGCATTAGCTGAAATGGGAAAGAAAATAATGATAGTAGGGTGTGATCCTAAAGCAGATTCAACAAGATTAGTACTTGGAGGATTAGCACAAAAAACAGTTCTAGATACTTTAAGAGAAGAAGGAGATGACATCGAATTAGATGCAATCTTAAAACCTGGATACGGTGGAATAATGTGTGTTGAATCAGGAGGCCCAGAACCAGGAGTTGGATGTGCAGGTCGTGGAATCATTACAGCAATAGGAATGCTTGAACAATTAGGAGCATATACACCAGAATTAGATTATGTTTTCTACGATGTACTTGGAGATGTTGTGTGTGGTGGATTCGCAATGCCAATGAGAGAAGGAAAAGCTCAAGAAATATATATAGTTGCAAGTGGAGAAATGATGGCATTATATGCAGCTAATAATATATCAAAAGGTATTATGAAATATGCAACAACAGGTGGAGTTAGACTTGGTGGTATCATTTGTAACAGTAGAAAAGTTGATAAAGAATTAGATCTTTTAAAAGCTTTCGCAGAAGAACTTGGAAGTCAATTAATTCACTTTGTACCAAGAGATAATATGGTTCAAAGAGCAGAAATTCATAAGCAAACAGTTATAGAATTTGATCCAAAAGCAGATCAAGCAGATGAATACAGAGCACTTGCTAAGGCAATAGATGACAATAAAATGTTTGTTATTCCAAAACCAATGTCTCAAGAAAGACTAGAAGAAATATTAATGGAATATGGTTTAATGGATATCTAG
- a CDS encoding Fe-only nitrogenase accessory AnfO family protein → MNEIAVFLDERNEISSFIESKCVKIFEKKEDLWKAKKEVSVEISIDGKGVREIREEYLNLIKQMEECKIVIVNKAFGIPYSVFYAEDFSVWELEGNPLNFLDEIIIKEKEEEEREENQEEIAKELGEGHFYIDLMELELSKPELSSKKVIIPFLEKDEVKKIEIHCCHVPPWIIKEKDKGKITLKVEEIKRNEYNVTIEKYN, encoded by the coding sequence ATGAATGAAATAGCAGTATTTCTTGATGAAAGAAATGAAATAAGTTCTTTTATAGAATCAAAGTGTGTTAAGATTTTTGAAAAAAAAGAAGATTTATGGAAAGCAAAAAAAGAAGTATCAGTAGAAATATCAATTGATGGAAAAGGAGTAAGAGAAATAAGAGAAGAGTATTTAAATTTAATAAAACAAATGGAAGAATGCAAAATTGTTATAGTAAATAAAGCCTTTGGAATTCCATATAGTGTATTTTATGCAGAAGATTTTAGTGTTTGGGAACTAGAAGGAAATCCACTAAACTTTTTAGATGAAATTATAATTAAAGAAAAAGAAGAAGAAGAAAGAGAAGAAAATCAAGAAGAAATTGCAAAAGAACTTGGAGAAGGACATTTTTATATAGATTTAATGGAATTAGAACTTTCCAAACCAGAACTGTCATCTAAAAAGGTGATAATTCCATTTTTAGAGAAGGATGAAGTAAAAAAAATAGAAATACATTGTTGCCATGTACCACCTTGGATTATAAAAGAAAAAGATAAAGGGAAAATAACATTAAAAGTTGAGGAAATTAAAAGAAATGAGTATAATGTAACTATAGAAAAATACAATTAG
- a CDS encoding helix-turn-helix transcriptional regulator, translating to MDIEESLTALEVAELLKITKNTVYELVKRGELPGYKVGKKLRIDKTDVESYINNQKVTKSNNKFMAPKDESNKEENLNNIKKLESQNDIIISGQDVILDILAENIREKTSDVRVLRSNVGSYESLYDLYNDKISISSAHLWDGDTNEYNTAFVRKMLPGIACLIINLAYRNVGFYVAKGNPYKINTWKDLTKHNISMINREKGSGIRILLDEKLRLNNIDREKINGYNIEKQSHSAVGRSIARCEGDVGLGNEKVASQLSEIDFIKLQEERYDLVIKVSDLKYPIYKMIIDTIQSEEFKKEIEVLGGYNLKDTGKILAKT from the coding sequence ATGGATATTGAAGAATCTTTAACAGCACTTGAAGTTGCTGAATTATTAAAGATAACTAAAAACACTGTGTATGAATTAGTAAAAAGAGGAGAATTGCCTGGTTATAAAGTGGGCAAAAAATTAAGAATAGATAAAACCGATGTTGAAAGTTATATAAATAATCAAAAGGTTACAAAAAGTAATAATAAATTTATGGCACCGAAAGATGAATCCAATAAAGAAGAAAACTTAAATAATATAAAGAAATTAGAGAGTCAAAATGATATTATAATATCAGGGCAAGATGTAATTTTAGATATACTCGCAGAAAATATTAGAGAAAAAACTAGTGACGTAAGAGTACTAAGATCCAATGTTGGAAGTTATGAAAGTCTTTATGATTTGTACAATGATAAAATTTCTATTTCGTCAGCGCATTTATGGGATGGAGATACTAATGAATATAATACTGCTTTTGTTAGAAAAATGCTTCCAGGAATAGCGTGTTTAATTATAAATTTAGCTTATAGAAATGTTGGTTTTTATGTAGCTAAAGGAAATCCATATAAAATAAATACATGGAAAGATTTAACTAAGCATAATATATCAATGATAAATAGAGAAAAAGGTTCTGGAATAAGAATTTTACTAGATGAAAAATTAAGATTAAATAATATAGATAGAGAAAAAATCAATGGATATAATATAGAAAAACAATCTCATTCAGCAGTAGGAAGAAGTATTGCAAGGTGTGAAGGCGATGTTGGATTAGGAAATGAAAAGGTAGCTTCTCAGTTAAGCGAAATTGATTTTATAAAGCTGCAAGAAGAAAGGTATGACTTAGTTATAAAAGTATCAGATTTAAAATATCCAATATACAAAATGATCATAGATACTATACAAAGTGAAGAATTTAAAAAAGAAATTGAAGTTTTAGGAGGATATAATTTAAAAGATACAGGTAAAATACTTGCTAAAACTTAG
- a CDS encoding ABC transporter substrate-binding protein codes for MKNIIDKSEYDVLGLLPCPIKVPVETGFDDMINNLGYECDFKYLLEGNANYEVMWMDESSHIPLKEELPKIIISAGVNSFYRKDFRTKAIDEKYFKEVKGIEEDVKRNDLSDLEGNYYIMALNYLVMVVDLTKLKGRDIPNSWEELLNSPFKNEIAIRGKKGKYCETTLLAIYKDYGMDGIKKLSKLVGYGGHPAEMVKNAGKGMKDSPTISVMPYFYAKLLKNNENIKIIWPKDGAIVSPVTLLVQKEISKNLESAVNYFIGAEVREICKNASLPHPMDYLKYLEENNYKLNWIGWNFISNNNINKLLIELNSHFNNLQ; via the coding sequence ATGAAAAATATTATTGATAAGTCTGAATATGATGTTCTTGGATTATTACCATGTCCTATTAAGGTGCCAGTAGAAACTGGATTTGATGATATGATAAATAATTTAGGATATGAATGTGATTTTAAATATCTTTTAGAAGGTAATGCTAATTATGAAGTTATGTGGATGGATGAATCTTCACATATTCCGCTTAAGGAAGAACTACCAAAGATTATCATAAGTGCTGGAGTAAATAGTTTTTATAGAAAAGATTTTAGAACCAAAGCAATAGATGAAAAATACTTTAAAGAAGTTAAAGGAATTGAAGAAGATGTAAAGAGAAATGATTTAAGTGATTTAGAGGGAAATTATTATATAATGGCATTAAATTATTTAGTTATGGTTGTGGATTTAACTAAATTGAAAGGTAGAGATATACCTAATTCATGGGAAGAACTTTTAAATAGTCCTTTTAAAAATGAAATTGCTATTAGAGGTAAAAAGGGAAAGTATTGCGAAACAACATTGCTTGCAATATATAAAGATTATGGCATGGATGGAATCAAAAAATTAAGTAAACTTGTTGGGTATGGTGGACATCCAGCTGAAATGGTAAAGAATGCTGGAAAGGGAATGAAAGATTCACCAACAATAAGTGTTATGCCATATTTTTACGCAAAGCTTCTTAAAAATAATGAAAACATTAAGATTATATGGCCAAAAGATGGAGCGATTGTAAGTCCTGTTACCTTGCTAGTTCAAAAAGAAATTTCTAAAAATTTAGAAAGTGCAGTGAATTATTTTATTGGTGCAGAAGTAAGGGAGATTTGTAAAAATGCATCTTTACCACATCCAATGGATTATTTAAAGTACCTGGAGGAAAATAATTATAAGCTAAATTGGATAGGCTGGAATTTTATAAGCAATAATAATATAAATAAATTATTAATAGAATTAAATTCACATTTTAATAATTTACAATAA
- a CDS encoding ABC transporter substrate-binding protein, translated as MKRISTLFLMFIIMSTLFVGCGSNTSNTKEAKNTGVTEEKASVKSITDMAGRKMEVPSKINKVYCSGQPAIVMMHNINLDKLLGWCFELRDYEKKYLDPKYQKLPVIGAMQGKNGTVSTEQLLSYNPQIILSMGTIDNNTVSDADKLSKDIGVPVVVVDSSLQNLDKSYEFLGDLLDEKEITNKLAEYCRETMNQLKEITSKIPEDKKVRVYYAGGEKGLETASIGNWHAELLDYAGAKNVVDFKASGGRSEVSMEQIITWNPDVIIEAIYDNHLDGVFNSTEWSGISAVKEGKVFSAPDEPYNWVDTPPSSNRIIGLKWLVTVLYPEYSKMDMKKEIKKYYKLFYKADIDDKTADELLNTTVSLVSK; from the coding sequence ATGAAAAGAATTAGTACATTATTTTTAATGTTCATTATTATGTCAACTTTGTTTGTTGGATGTGGGAGTAATACTTCAAATACCAAGGAAGCAAAAAATACAGGTGTTACAGAAGAAAAAGCAAGTGTAAAAAGTATAACAGATATGGCAGGAAGAAAAATGGAAGTGCCATCCAAAATTAATAAAGTATATTGTTCAGGACAACCAGCTATTGTTATGATGCATAATATAAATTTAGACAAGCTACTTGGCTGGTGTTTTGAATTAAGAGATTATGAAAAAAAATATTTAGATCCTAAATATCAAAAATTACCAGTAATAGGAGCAATGCAAGGAAAAAATGGAACAGTAAGTACGGAACAATTATTATCTTATAATCCTCAAATTATATTATCAATGGGAACTATAGATAATAACACAGTTTCAGATGCAGATAAATTATCGAAGGACATTGGTGTTCCTGTTGTAGTTGTAGATAGTAGTTTGCAGAATTTAGATAAGAGTTATGAATTTTTAGGAGATTTATTAGATGAAAAAGAAATTACTAATAAATTAGCGGAGTATTGTAGAGAGACTATGAATCAATTAAAAGAAATAACATCTAAAATACCTGAAGATAAAAAAGTGAGAGTTTATTATGCAGGTGGAGAAAAAGGACTTGAAACAGCTTCAATAGGAAACTGGCATGCAGAATTATTAGATTATGCTGGGGCAAAAAATGTTGTAGATTTCAAAGCATCAGGAGGACGTAGTGAAGTATCTATGGAGCAAATTATAACTTGGAATCCAGATGTAATAATTGAAGCAATATATGATAATCATTTAGATGGTGTGTTTAATAGCACTGAATGGTCAGGCATAAGTGCGGTTAAGGAAGGCAAAGTTTTTAGTGCTCCAGATGAACCATATAACTGGGTTGATACGCCACCATCAAGTAATAGAATAATAGGCCTTAAATGGTTAGTAACTGTGCTATATCCAGAGTATAGTAAAATGGACATGAAAAAAGAAATAAAAAAATATTATAAACTATTTTATAAAGCAGATATAGACGATAAAACAGCAGACGAATTATTAAATACAACAGTATCACTTGTATCAAAATAG
- a CDS encoding ABC transporter substrate-binding protein — translation MKKFPEIKLVPDEMREKLDFLGHIYCPAKEVFSEKITKFLELNKEDLKDIKAVVPMGSCGRDEYYNVNKIKDINKFPSVITGAGFTEFFEEEFIQRFVNEGYFQPLDYATDLNTTYEGLDLKDPKGCYNIYSSFPYVFVVNERKLKNRPVPLSWEELLDKKYERSITVGHTEEDINEMVLLHTYKNFGEEGIKALARNINAPMETIKMAKAAGGNVDSESAIYIMPYFFAKATPKKDYLKIIWPKEGALLCPLYVMIKKHRESSLDKLINYLYSEDLGQELANKYFPHVNKNVDNGIPNHGKLLWLGWDYIHEKNIITRVREIEEIFYKEWKKRGISNEKN, via the coding sequence ATGAAAAAGTTTCCGGAAATAAAATTAGTACCTGATGAAATGAGAGAAAAATTGGATTTTTTAGGACATATATATTGCCCTGCTAAAGAGGTGTTTTCAGAAAAAATAACAAAATTTTTAGAATTAAATAAAGAAGATTTGAAAGACATAAAAGCAGTGGTACCTATGGGTTCATGTGGAAGAGATGAATATTACAATGTTAATAAGATAAAAGATATTAATAAATTTCCAAGTGTTATAACTGGGGCTGGATTTACTGAATTTTTTGAAGAGGAATTTATACAAAGATTTGTAAATGAAGGATATTTTCAGCCTTTAGATTATGCAACAGATTTGAATACTACATATGAAGGTTTAGATCTTAAAGATCCTAAGGGATGTTATAATATTTATTCATCCTTTCCATATGTATTTGTTGTAAATGAACGTAAACTTAAAAACAGACCTGTTCCTTTAAGCTGGGAAGAACTTCTTGATAAAAAATATGAAAGAAGTATTACAGTTGGGCACACGGAAGAGGACATAAATGAAATGGTTCTTTTGCACACTTATAAAAATTTTGGAGAAGAAGGTATTAAAGCTTTAGCAAGAAATATAAATGCACCTATGGAAACAATAAAAATGGCAAAGGCAGCTGGAGGAAATGTGGATAGTGAAAGTGCTATATATATAATGCCATACTTTTTTGCAAAAGCAACACCTAAAAAAGATTATTTAAAAATAATATGGCCAAAAGAAGGTGCACTGTTATGTCCTCTTTATGTAATGATTAAAAAACATAGAGAAAGCTCTTTAGATAAACTTATAAATTATCTTTATAGTGAGGATTTAGGACAAGAACTAGCTAATAAATATTTTCCCCATGTAAATAAAAATGTAGATAATGGGATTCCAAATCACGGTAAATTGTTATGGCTAGGATGGGATTATATTCATGAGAAAAATATAATAACTAGAGTTCGCGAAATTGAAGAGATTTTTTATAAAGAGTGGAAAAAAAGGGGGATTTCAAATGAAAAGAATTAG
- a CDS encoding ATP-binding cassette domain-containing protein yields the protein MKFVTFSGPPSSGKTAVILKVIDCLKSAESKFGVIKFDCLTTYDDVLYKKAGVEVMVGLSGNLCPDHFYISNIDDCVKYGVEKGLDLLISESAGLCNRCSPHIKDVLAVCVIDSLSGVNTPKKIGPMLKFADIIVITKGDIISQAEREVFTFMVKSANPKAKILYVNGLTGQGAYELSLSIKEAKEVEDLEGKKLRFTMPSALCSYCLGETIIGEDYQTGNTKKINFQEIKCKSSPVSSYSLDENDEMIEKEDTIIKSITILGGHDKNGDAENIELTINVGEVICIVGPTGSGKSRLLEDIECMAKGDTPTGRIIKINGENLNANKLVAQLSQNMNFVMDVSVEEFIRMHAKSRNVRELKDITEKIVKYANELAGEKFSSDVPITQLSGGQSRALMIADTAFLSISPIVLIDEIENAGVDRSRALELLVKEGKIVFVSTHDPILALLGNKRIIIKNGAVSKVIITNTKERDNLRIMKKIDNKMSQLRNALRSGNKIDWNMEKYFQEED from the coding sequence TTGAAATTTGTCACATTTTCAGGACCACCATCATCAGGGAAAACTGCAGTTATTTTAAAAGTTATTGATTGTTTGAAAAGTGCAGAAAGCAAATTTGGAGTTATAAAATTTGATTGCCTTACAACATATGATGATGTGCTTTATAAAAAAGCTGGAGTTGAAGTTATGGTTGGATTATCAGGGAATCTCTGCCCAGATCATTTTTATATTAGTAATATTGATGACTGTGTTAAATATGGTGTAGAAAAAGGTTTGGATTTATTAATAAGTGAAAGTGCAGGGCTTTGCAATAGATGCTCACCTCATATAAAAGATGTTTTAGCTGTATGCGTAATTGATAGTCTGTCAGGAGTAAATACGCCTAAAAAAATAGGTCCAATGCTTAAATTTGCAGACATAATAGTAATTACAAAAGGAGATATAATATCTCAAGCTGAAAGAGAAGTTTTTACTTTTATGGTAAAGTCGGCAAATCCAAAAGCAAAAATACTATATGTTAATGGCCTTACTGGTCAAGGAGCTTATGAATTAAGTTTGAGTATAAAAGAGGCAAAAGAAGTAGAAGATCTTGAAGGGAAAAAACTTAGATTTACAATGCCATCGGCATTATGTTCATATTGTCTTGGAGAAACAATAATAGGAGAAGATTATCAAACAGGAAACACAAAAAAAATTAATTTCCAAGAAATAAAATGTAAGTCAAGTCCTGTAAGTAGTTATTCTTTAGATGAAAATGATGAAATGATTGAAAAAGAGGATACAATTATTAAATCTATAACAATACTTGGCGGACATGATAAGAATGGAGACGCAGAAAATATTGAATTAACAATTAATGTAGGTGAAGTAATTTGTATAGTTGGTCCCACAGGGTCTGGAAAGAGTCGATTGCTTGAAGATATAGAGTGTATGGCCAAAGGGGATACACCTACAGGAAGAATTATAAAAATAAATGGAGAAAATTTAAATGCAAATAAATTAGTCGCTCAGCTCTCACAAAATATGAATTTTGTAATGGATGTATCTGTTGAAGAGTTTATAAGAATGCATGCTAAAAGTAGAAATGTTAGAGAACTTAAAGACATTACGGAGAAAATAGTTAAATATGCTAATGAACTTGCTGGAGAAAAATTTAGTAGTGATGTTCCAATAACACAACTAAGTGGTGGACAATCAAGAGCATTAATGATTGCAGATACGGCATTTTTAAGTATTTCTCCAATAGTCCTTATTGATGAAATCGAAAATGCAGGTGTAGATAGAAGTAGAGCATTAGAATTACTTGTTAAAGAAGGGAAAATAGTTTTTGTATCTACTCATGATCCAATACTCGCTTTACTTGGAAATAAGAGAATAATAATAAAAAATGGTGCTGTGAGTAAAGTTATTATAACAAATACAAAGGAAAGAGATAATCTTAGGATAATGAAGAAAATTGACAATAAGATGTCACAACTTAGAAATGCATTAAGAAGCGGAAATAAAATAGATTGGAATATGGAGAAATATTTTCAAGAGGAGGATTAA
- a CDS encoding class I SAM-dependent methyltransferase: MNKANEFDEIAQNVFLPIYPLIADQIKRETKIDKGVCLDIGCGGGHLGFALMKITNLDVIFLDNNSDALHIAKKRSEDLGVKQSSNTILGDVQNIPIEDESINLIISRGSLWFWEDKKKSIEEIYRVLINDGIAYIGCGFGDEETKKQVYEKMKEIDGEDWSKRRKTFTDGNDAEFFSGILKEIGIKNFNIKDDEEGLWIIIKKTMAN, translated from the coding sequence ATGAATAAAGCTAATGAGTTTGATGAAATAGCTCAAAATGTATTTTTACCCATATATCCGCTTATAGCTGATCAAATAAAAAGAGAAACAAAAATTGATAAGGGAGTTTGTTTAGATATAGGATGTGGAGGTGGACATCTAGGTTTTGCTTTAATGAAAATAACTAATCTTGATGTAATATTTTTAGATAATAATAGTGATGCTTTACATATTGCTAAGAAAAGAAGTGAAGACCTTGGTGTTAAGCAAAGTTCAAATACTATTTTAGGAGATGTTCAAAATATTCCTATAGAGGATGAGAGTATTAATTTGATTATTAGCAGAGGTTCTTTATGGTTTTGGGAGGACAAGAAAAAAAGTATAGAAGAAATATATAGGGTATTAATAAATGATGGGATTGCATATATTGGTTGTGGTTTTGGTGATGAAGAAACAAAAAAACAAGTGTATGAAAAAATGAAAGAAATAGATGGAGAAGATTGGTCAAAAAGAAGAAAAACATTTACTGATGGAAATGATGCAGAATTTTTCAGTGGAATTTTAAAGGAAATAGGAATTAAAAACTTTAATATTAAAGATGATGAAGAAGGATTATGGATAATAATAAAAAAGACTATGGCAAATTAA
- a CDS encoding class I SAM-dependent methyltransferase, with protein MNIQEKINNYWSKRADKFSECRLKDLEGSQRKIWTNIIRELIPNGDKLRALDVGTGAGFYAFLLADLGFNVTAIDYSHNMIENAINNSKELGYSNIKFLQMDAQDLKFDDSSFDFIISRNVTWTLPDPKKAYEEWCRVLSSGGKIMNFDANYAQGFKLADDKGMDYKEMQNWIPSSYNRTMQSEDLILERNDFAKQLYISNFVRPQWDVDILIKNGINRITIDTEISKKIYVDEQDKEKRNGNNFGSDSNMFMVCAIKEF; from the coding sequence ATGAATATACAAGAAAAAATAAATAATTACTGGTCAAAAAGAGCTGACAAATTTAGTGAATGCAGACTTAAAGATTTAGAAGGATCTCAACGAAAAATTTGGACAAACATTATCAGGGAACTAATTCCAAATGGAGATAAACTTCGTGCTTTGGATGTGGGTACTGGAGCAGGATTTTATGCTTTTTTGTTAGCTGATTTAGGATTTAATGTAACAGCGATTGATTATTCACATAATATGATTGAAAATGCTATAAACAATTCCAAAGAACTTGGTTATAGTAACATAAAGTTTCTCCAAATGGATGCACAGGATTTGAAGTTTGATGACAGTAGTTTTGATTTTATAATATCACGTAATGTTACATGGACTTTGCCGGATCCTAAAAAAGCCTACGAGGAATGGTGTAGAGTTCTTTCGTCTGGAGGCAAGATAATGAATTTTGATGCAAATTATGCTCAAGGTTTTAAGTTAGCTGATGATAAAGGGATGGACTATAAAGAAATGCAAAATTGGATACCAAGTTCGTATAATAGGACAATGCAGAGTGAAGATTTGATACTTGAACGTAATGATTTTGCAAAACAACTTTATATATCTAATTTTGTAAGGCCACAGTGGGATGTTGATATACTTATTAAAAATGGTATTAATAGAATAACTATTGATACTGAAATTAGTAAGAAAATATATGTTGATGAGCAAGATAAAGAAAAAAGAAATGGTAATAACTTTGGTTCGGATTCTAATATGTTTATGGTGTGTGCTATAAAAGAGTTTTAA
- a CDS encoding ABC transporter substrate-binding protein — MKRSSKFILIIGFLIIFLVTGCSNSTSPKKTEEKAPQTQTITDASGKTIEVPLKIEKIGDAWQAHNEVLCMLGAGDKIVATILTEKARPWLYKVNPKMKNAITVFEPTSVNTEELIKTKPDIVFTPLNDKNVNKISDLGIPTVQLNFTDFNGLKDCFKLTGNILGDDAKKRSDEYITYLDNKLDSITSITSKIPKEQKPKVLHVTSLSPITVDGSKTIIDAWIDVAGGINAAGEVSGNNKEVSMEQVLQWNPDIIILSSNTLMKVSNGKKNIDELLTDEAWKHVNAVKNSKVYFNPDGAFYWDRYSAEEALQIQWAAKTINPDKFQNIDIVKETRHFYKTFLNYDLSEEEANKIINDEPPA, encoded by the coding sequence ATGAAAAGAAGTAGTAAGTTCATTTTAATTATTGGTTTCTTAATAATTTTTTTAGTAACTGGATGTAGTAATAGCACTTCACCTAAAAAAACAGAAGAAAAAGCTCCACAGACGCAAACAATCACTGATGCTTCTGGAAAAACAATAGAAGTACCACTTAAGATAGAAAAGATAGGGGATGCATGGCAAGCTCATAATGAGGTTTTATGTATGCTAGGAGCAGGGGATAAGATTGTCGCAACGATACTTACAGAAAAAGCAAGACCATGGTTGTACAAAGTAAATCCTAAAATGAAAAATGCAATAACAGTATTTGAGCCAACTAGTGTTAACACAGAAGAACTTATAAAAACAAAACCAGATATTGTATTTACACCTTTAAATGATAAAAATGTAAATAAAATATCAGATTTGGGTATTCCTACTGTTCAATTAAATTTTACTGATTTTAATGGTTTAAAAGATTGTTTCAAACTTACAGGAAATATTCTTGGGGATGATGCAAAAAAAAGATCAGATGAATATATAACATACTTAGATAATAAACTTGATTCTATAACAAGTATTACATCTAAAATACCAAAAGAACAAAAGCCTAAAGTACTACATGTAACATCATTATCACCAATTACTGTAGATGGAAGCAAAACAATAATTGATGCATGGATAGATGTAGCTGGTGGAATAAATGCAGCTGGAGAAGTAAGTGGAAATAATAAAGAAGTATCCATGGAACAAGTATTACAATGGAATCCAGATATTATCATATTAAGTAGTAACACTTTAATGAAAGTAAGCAATGGGAAAAAGAATATAGATGAGTTATTAACGGATGAAGCATGGAAACATGTTAATGCTGTTAAAAATAGCAAAGTATATTTTAATCCAGATGGAGCTTTTTATTGGGATAGATATAGTGCAGAAGAAGCTTTGCAAATTCAATGGGCTGCAAAAACTATAAATCCTGACAAATTTCAAAATATAGATATAGTCAAAGAAACTAGACATTTTTATAAGACATTTTTAAATTATGATCTTTCAGAAGAAGAAGCTAATAAAATTATTAATGATGAACCACCTGCATAA